The window CGGAACCGACCCCGCGTCCGTCGCGTTCGAGAGCGTGGACGCGGCCGTCGTCCGCGGAGCCGACGTCGCGATCATCGACACCGCCGGCCGGCTGCACACGAGCGACGCGCTGCTCGAGGAGATGCGGAAGATCCACCGCGTCGTGGGGAAGCGGCTGCCCGGCGCGCCGCACGAGACGTTGCTCGTGCTCGACGGAACGATCGGCCAGAATGCCATCGCCCAGGCCACCACTTTCTCCTCCGCCGTTCCCATCACCGGTATCGTGATGAACAAGTTGGACGGCTCCGCGCGCGGCGGGATAGTCGTCGCGGTGCACCAGGCGCTCGACGTTCCGGTCAAGTTTCTCGGCGTGGGTGAGAAGCTGGATGATCTCGTCCCGTTCGATCCCGCCGAGTTTGCCCGCGAAGTGATCGGCGACTGATGTCGCCGGCGGGGCGGGTCGCACTGGACACGCCGGTCGGGTATCTCAAGGGCGTCGGCCCAATCCGCGCCGAGGCATTTCGCAAGCTCGGGATCACGAAGGCGGGCGATCTGCTCTTTCACATCCCGCACCGGTACGAGGACGCGAGCACCATCTCCACGATCGCGTCCGTCGACGTCGGCATGGACGCGACGATCGTCGGCAAGGTGATCTCCAAGGGGGTTCTGCCGACTCGCAAAGGGCTGCGGATCTTTCAGGCCGTGATCCAGGATCGGAGCGGCATGCTCGAGGCCGCCTGGCCGGGGCAGCCGTTCCTCGACCGCTCGATCGACAAGGGCGACCTGCTGCTGCTGAGCGGACCGGTCCGGTTCTATCACGGGCGGCAGCTCGCGCCTCGCGAGTACGTGAACTTCGGGCCCGACGACCCGGGCGCGGCTCCGGGCCGCGTGTTCGCGGTGTATCCGGCGACGGAAGGGCTGACGTTCCGGACGATCCGCTCGATCATCGACGCGCATCTCGACCAGCTCCTGGCGCGCACCACTGACCATGTCCCGCGCGCGGTGCTGAAGGAGCTCTCCCTGCCCGCGCTGCCGGACGCGCTCCGCATGGTGCACCGGCCCACGTCGATCCGCGAAGCGGAGCAGGGGCGCGACCGGCTCGCGTTCGACGAGCTGATGTTTCTGCAGCTGCTCCACCGCCGGGCGCACGCGCTCGCGCGCACCGCGCGCCGTGGCATCCGGTTCGTGAACAAGAGGGAATTGACGACGAAGCTCAAGTCGGAGCTGCCGTTCGAGCTGACCGGCGCGCAGGTGCGCGTGCTGCGCGAGATCTTCGCGGACATGTGCGGCGACCGACGCATGCACCGGCTGCTCCAGGGGGACGTCGGCAGCGGGAAGACGATCGTCGCGCTGTTCGCCGCGCTGCTCGCGTACGAGAACGGCTATCAGGCGGCGATCATGGCGCCCACGGAGCTGCTCGCCGAGCAGCATCACCGGACGCTGCACCGGCTGCTCGCGCCGCTCGCGATCGAGCCGCTGCTGCTGACCGGGAGCGTGAAGACCAGGACGCGCGCGCCGCTGGAGGCACGGCTGAAGACCGAGGAGCCGGTGATCGCGGTCGGGACTCACGCCCTCGTGCAGACGACCACTGCCTTCGGCAAGCTGGGCTTCGTCGCGATAGACGAGCAGCATCGGTTCGGCGTGGAGCAGCGCGCGGCGCTGGCGAAGAAAGGACAGGCGCCCGACGTGCT of the Gemmatimonadaceae bacterium genome contains:
- the recG gene encoding ATP-dependent DNA helicase RecG; translation: MSPAGRVALDTPVGYLKGVGPIRAEAFRKLGITKAGDLLFHIPHRYEDASTISTIASVDVGMDATIVGKVISKGVLPTRKGLRIFQAVIQDRSGMLEAAWPGQPFLDRSIDKGDLLLLSGPVRFYHGRQLAPREYVNFGPDDPGAAPGRVFAVYPATEGLTFRTIRSIIDAHLDQLLARTTDHVPRAVLKELSLPALPDALRMVHRPTSIREAEQGRDRLAFDELMFLQLLHRRAHALARTARRGIRFVNKRELTTKLKSELPFELTGAQVRVLREIFADMCGDRRMHRLLQGDVGSGKTIVALFAALLAYENGYQAAIMAPTELLAEQHHRTLHRLLAPLAIEPLLLTGSVKTRTRAPLEARLKTEEPVIAVGTHALVQTTTAFGKLGFVAIDEQHRFGVEQRAALAKKGQAPDVLLLSATPIPRSLALTVYGDLDVSTLDERPPGRRPVTTVLRRESGREKVLAFVRSQVEEGRQAYVVYPVIEESEKTDLKAATTMFEQLSAGAFAGLRVALLHGRIPSDQRESIMRQFRDGEIDILVATTVIEVGIDVANATVMLIEHPERFGLSQLHQLRGRVGRGAESSYCILLGEAGQESMERLELFASTDDGFEIARADLRIRGMGDLFGQQQSGEAMLRIADLVRDEKLNVLAREAAEKTLADDPGLEKPQNSGLKRALSARFPRALELFRVG